Below is a genomic region from Candidatus Dependentiae bacterium.
CCGCAACACCATCATACGGGCAAATTTTACGTGCATCACGCGCAGCAAGAGTAATGTTTGGTACCTCAACGCTCACGCTGTCCGGAAGCCAAGTGCCGATCCGTTGCTCAGATGATTTTTTAGCTGACTATTTTGGCCTTTCTCCCGAATTTAAAAGTACTGTCTGCCTTCACCCATTCATACGCACCGGACTCATTGATTTTGGCGGATACCTTGGTTGGCATAATTTTTACGTACAAATCCATGCACCCGTTGTCTGGACTTCATGGAAGTTAGGCATACAAGAAGAGGTTGAAGATAATGGTAAACTTATACCATTTCCTGCCAACTACATGGACGCTGGAGCAGTAACCCCACCTATTACCTCATTTGCCCAAGCAATGCGCGGTGGCACTACCTTTGGCGATGTCAGCGAAGGTATGAAGTACGGCAAATTTGGTTGCGCACATCACAAAACCGGTTTGAGCGATATGCAAATTGCTTTAGGGTATAATGTTCTCCAACGAGAAACTGTTCTGGACGTGCATTGATATGGGAAAAAGACGGCACACAAGAATGGTCATTCTTTGTTGATGCAAATATGATGCATATATGCACAACAAACCAACGTCGTGCCTTTGACTTTAAAATAAATGGTATGTGTAGTCGCTACACGTTACTCAAAGAATTTGATGACGCAGGAAATTACAACGGCGTTTGTTTGCCTGCAATTAACGTTACCACCTTGCCTTGTACCGTGCGCGCCACGCTGCAATTTGATGCGCTCGTCATGTTTGGCTACACCTACAATGAATTTGTCGCCGATATTGGTTATAGTGCATGGGTGAGAACACACGAAGTTATATGCCTGCGTGAAGGATTACCGAGAAATAGATATGGATTAAAGGGCATTCAAAACGTAACCGATGTCGCTAGCATTAATATTAATACCACACAAAGCACTGCAAATATTCATGGTGATCCTCTTGATGAACAAGCTATCTGGGTTGATACTAACCCGCCAGTATTTGTAAATACCTGCAACCTTGACCTCACTTCAGCAGCATCACCACTCGTACTAACCCAAAAAGTATTCGGGCACCTTGGCTACTCATGGCCGCACTACTGCAACACTAACGTCACACCCTTCCTTGGCATTGGTGGCGAGCTTGAATTTGAAGGGATCAACGAACGAGGCGTAAGACATGGAGATAAAAATACCTTGTCACAATGGAGCATGTGGCTTAAGGGTGGCGTAGCGTATTAATCAACTCATTTTTAAAAAGCACCACTATAAAGGGAGCTGTCGTATGACACGCTCCCTTTATTCATTAAAAATCTATTTAAGCGAAATATTTCTTTGCTTTATCACGCGCATTATTATTGCGATTATAGACTTAATTGTCCCTCAAACAAGATTTTCTATGTATATTCATGAGAGGAAAATCTGGCATTTTTTTTACATGATTATAGAGGTCTTGACTGGAGTTCTTTTTTGCATATTCATACTCATCGTCCGTGATTCCTATGACTTCCAACAATTTCACATTGCCGCTGGATAATGCAAAAGTATCTGGCATCCCCATGGGCGGCCACAATAAGACAGTAGTAAGAGCTGAATTTGAACCTTGCAATATAGGGCCATTGAGCGCCATTCTATGCCCTTTTTCAAAAGCATTCCCCGAATGAAGCGCATACCCCATAAGATTAAATAATAGACCAAAAACCCAAGGTGAACGCTCAGCACACCTGATAACAAGCT
It encodes:
- a CDS encoding suppressor of fused domain protein, which encodes MYKKNIIKIVIVVFAAIISMILAIAIKKKNEDKHDEEASLLALSWSEREEKVYPEIFGTMPTDICQPADDSTSGLSNPFEDTPDEYSGLGFELVIRCAERSPWVFGLLFNLMGYALHSGNAFEKGHRMALNGPILQGSNSALTTVLLWPPMGMPDTFALSSGNVKLLEVIGITDDEYEYAKKNSSQDLYNHVKKMPDFPLMNIHRKSCLRDN